From the genome of Nitrosomonas sp., one region includes:
- a CDS encoding IS5 family transposase (programmed frameshift), translating into MSEAHRRHDLSDHVWSLLEPHLPGRSWGGVAKDNRQFINAVFWILRTGAPWRDLPPDYGDWKNTHRRFCRWRDKGVWEKLLELLVNDPDYEWLMIDASHIKVHPHASGAKGGNQAMNPHKRGLNTKLHLAVDAHGMPVRMFITDGTTADCTQAVELIRGINADYLLADRAYDTNEIVEHCETKQIEPVIPSKKNRIRPRNHDKNLYQYRHLVENAFLHLKRWRGIATRYAKNAASFLAAVHIRCIAIWASIS; encoded by the exons ATGTCAGAAGCTCATCGTAGACATGATCTGTCAGATCATGTCTGGTCGTTACTGGAACCCCATTTGCCAGGGCGATCGTGGGGAGGTGTTGCAAAAGATAATCGTCAGTTTATCAACGCGGTATTCTGGATTTTACGTACGGGCGCACCCTGGCGGGATTTGCCGCCGGATTACGGCGACTGGAAGAACACGCATCGACGATTTTGCCGATGGCGGGACAAAGGGGTTTGGGAAAAGTTACTGGAATTACTGGTCAATGATCCGGACTACGAATGGTTAATGATTGATGCCAGTCATATTAAAGTACATCCGCATGCATCTGGCGCGAAAGGCGGGAACCAAGCGATGAATC CGCACAAAAGGGGGCTCAACACGAAATTACACCTGGCCGTGGATGCGCATGGTATGCCGGTCCGAATGTTTATTACAGACGGTACCACAGCGGATTGTACACAAGCTGTTGAATTAATCAGAGGCATCAATGCCGACTATTTGTTGGCTGATCGGGCTTATGATACCAATGAGATAGTTGAACACTGTGAGACTAAACAAATAGAACCAGTAATTCCATCGAAGAAAAATCGTATTCGCCCGCGTAATCATGATAAAAACTTATACCAATATCGACATTTAGTGGAAAATGCATTCTTACATCTAAAGCGTTGGAGAGGCATTGCAACACGATATGCGAAGAATGCTGCATCGTTTCTGGCGGCTGTCCATATACGATGCATCGCTATTTGGGCTAGTATCTCGTGA
- the corA gene encoding magnesium/cobalt transporter CorA has translation MDFKYPAWHRLHKQKDKMVLSSAADKSGLPPGSLVHIGEKHETASRIFVTQYNEETLKQYEIESISKLQQIQDDTLITWINIDGLSDTSIVERIGTELNIHPLVLEDILSTHQRPKLEEYEDYIYMVVKSISAQYNDDMDLEYEQVSILLLANHVITFKERINEVFNPVYYRMQNRKDRLRHNGSDYLAYVLLDTIVDEYFVVEDSFDDIIDPLEDSLLTDPNKEILQTIQQLRRHLIIMKRSISPLRELLSAIQHANTGLIKEKTLRYYGDVYDHVLRVTDSLDSYRERIASIQDIYLSSISNRLNETMKVLTIFASIFIPLTFIAGVYGMNFEHMPELKWRWAYPALWIIFITLGIGLLVYFKKKKWL, from the coding sequence ATGGATTTCAAATACCCAGCATGGCATCGACTGCACAAGCAGAAAGATAAGATGGTTCTGAGCAGTGCTGCGGATAAATCTGGATTGCCGCCTGGTTCACTGGTTCATATCGGCGAGAAACATGAAACTGCCTCACGCATATTCGTGACGCAATATAATGAAGAAACGCTGAAACAGTACGAGATAGAATCGATTTCTAAATTGCAGCAAATACAGGATGATACGCTGATTACCTGGATCAATATTGATGGATTGAGCGACACCAGTATTGTTGAGCGCATCGGCACCGAACTCAACATCCATCCACTGGTATTGGAAGATATTCTGAGTACGCATCAGCGTCCGAAGCTGGAAGAGTATGAAGACTATATCTACATGGTTGTCAAAAGCATAAGCGCGCAATACAACGATGACATGGATTTAGAGTATGAGCAGGTCAGCATCTTGCTGCTTGCAAACCATGTCATTACATTCAAGGAAAGAATCAATGAGGTCTTCAACCCTGTTTACTATCGGATGCAGAATCGCAAAGACCGCCTGCGGCACAACGGCAGCGACTATTTGGCCTATGTATTGCTGGATACAATTGTCGATGAATATTTCGTGGTCGAAGACAGCTTCGATGACATCATTGATCCATTGGAAGACAGTCTTTTGACCGATCCGAATAAAGAAATTCTACAAACCATCCAGCAACTTCGCCGCCACCTGATTATTATGAAACGGAGCATTTCGCCATTGCGCGAATTACTGTCGGCGATACAGCATGCGAACACTGGGCTGATTAAAGAAAAAACACTGCGCTATTATGGCGATGTTTACGATCATGTGCTGCGAGTCACGGATTCGCTGGATTCCTACCGTGAAAGAATTGCTTCCATTCAGGATATTTATCTATCCAGCATCAGCAACAGATTGAATGAAACCATGAAGGTGTTGACCATTTTTGCGTCCATTTTTATCCCGTTAACCTTTATCGCCGGTGTTTACGGTATGAATTTTGAACATATGCCGGAACTGAAATGGCGCTGGGCCTACCCCGCGCTATGGATTATTTTTATTACTCTCGGCATTGGTTTGCTGGTTTATTTTAAAAAAAAGAAATGGCTGTAA
- a CDS encoding uroporphyrinogen-III synthase yields MNLETRPLNGINILVTRPEHQSFFLADSIRNLGGNPVIFPVLEISEVKDKAPILKLFQQLEAYDMAIFVSPNAVHHAMRFIQTHRKSHQILPAHLKIAAVGKGSADALKEYGVGQVIIPIDRFDSEALLELDALQQVSGKRIIIFRGNGGRPVLGDTLKQRGALLDYAECYYRGKPDIDPSTISHLIANWSHGKINAVIITSTEGLRNLFDIIGSYGQQLLKITPVFTAHERIAHNARKAGLKNVVHTACSGDRGILQSMQDYFCVTKD; encoded by the coding sequence ATGAATCTGGAAACTAGGCCTTTGAACGGTATCAACATATTGGTTACCCGGCCTGAGCACCAGAGTTTTTTTCTGGCTGATAGTATTCGAAACCTGGGCGGTAATCCGGTTATTTTTCCAGTTTTGGAAATATCGGAGGTCAAGGACAAAGCACCGATACTTAAACTTTTCCAGCAACTGGAAGCATATGATATGGCCATTTTCGTCAGCCCGAATGCTGTTCATCATGCAATGCGGTTTATTCAGACACACCGCAAGTCACATCAAATATTACCTGCCCATCTGAAAATTGCTGCGGTCGGTAAAGGCAGCGCAGATGCGTTAAAGGAATATGGTGTTGGCCAGGTCATCATTCCAATTGATCGCTTCGACAGCGAAGCATTACTCGAGCTAGACGCATTACAACAGGTATCCGGAAAGCGCATCATTATTTTTCGAGGTAACGGCGGCCGGCCTGTGCTGGGTGATACGCTGAAGCAGCGCGGCGCATTACTCGACTATGCAGAATGCTATTATCGAGGCAAGCCCGATATCGACCCAAGTACAATAAGTCATTTAATTGCAAACTGGTCACATGGAAAAATAAATGCTGTTATTATCACAAGTACCGAAGGATTGCGAAATTTGTTTGACATAATTGGCTCATATGGCCAACAATTGCTGAAAATAACGCCTGTATTTACTGCGCATGAACGTATTGCACACAACGCACGAAAAGCCGGACTAAAAAATGTTGTGCATACGGCTTGTTCCGGAGATCGGGGTATACTGCAAAGTATGCAGGATTATTTTTGTGTCACCAAAGATTGA
- a CDS encoding heme biosynthesis protein HemY gives MRLILWVLVLFAAAVVVALAVEEYSNGSIMVEVPPYEKIELSLDYAIAGLVAALAVFYFLVRMLIGLFNRRNIRAESLMLMSIKAFFEGDYDHAKKSAAKGFKLAKTPLVKAINSVIATRSAQNIADVATRNTLLEKTDQELQDERTLRLVTKAEMLLNDGRHIEALDVLQDLYTSGGLQPTAVLELELEAQKQAGNWDAVLEITAVLIHRHPLNKAHYEKIRHEVHLENFRIKASDLESLNKYWNSLPENEQKNSRVAAAATRAYISLGDCTIAHKIVEQNVQTDWDAELISLYAECLNYHVSRQIECAEVWLKAQPNNAGLLLTLGKLCTHCELWGKAQSYLEASLSVEPTSTAHFALAQLNEKLGKHELAMDQYNKALELTLKRGCPG, from the coding sequence ATGAGACTGATACTTTGGGTGTTAGTACTATTTGCTGCTGCTGTCGTTGTCGCACTTGCTGTCGAAGAATATAGTAACGGTTCTATTATGGTAGAAGTACCGCCGTATGAAAAAATAGAGTTGTCACTCGATTATGCTATAGCGGGACTTGTCGCGGCATTGGCTGTTTTTTATTTTCTGGTTCGAATGTTGATCGGTTTATTCAACCGCCGCAACATCAGGGCTGAATCATTAATGCTGATGAGCATAAAAGCCTTTTTTGAAGGCGATTATGATCATGCCAAAAAAAGCGCGGCAAAAGGATTTAAATTGGCAAAAACACCGCTTGTCAAAGCAATTAATTCAGTAATCGCGACACGTTCGGCCCAAAATATTGCAGATGTTGCCACAAGAAATACGTTGCTGGAAAAGACAGATCAGGAACTCCAGGATGAACGGACGTTGCGGCTGGTTACCAAAGCCGAAATGCTGTTAAATGATGGCCGCCATATAGAAGCACTGGATGTTTTACAGGATTTATATACTTCGGGCGGTTTACAGCCAACCGCCGTACTGGAACTGGAACTGGAAGCACAAAAACAGGCCGGGAACTGGGATGCTGTTCTTGAGATAACCGCGGTACTAATACACCGCCATCCACTTAATAAAGCGCATTACGAAAAAATTAGACATGAAGTGCATCTGGAAAACTTCAGAATCAAGGCTTCAGATCTTGAATCGTTAAATAAATACTGGAATAGCTTGCCTGAGAATGAACAGAAAAACAGTCGTGTAGCTGCTGCCGCGACGCGTGCATACATTTCTCTAGGCGATTGCACGATTGCACATAAAATCGTTGAGCAGAATGTTCAGACAGACTGGGATGCCGAGCTGATTTCACTTTATGCAGAGTGCCTTAATTATCATGTCAGCAGGCAGATTGAGTGCGCAGAAGTCTGGTTAAAAGCGCAACCCAATAATGCGGGTTTACTTCTGACACTGGGTAAATTATGCACGCATTGCGAACTCTGGGGTAAAGCGCAAAGTTATCTTGAAGCCAGTCTTTCCGTTGAACCTACTTCAACCGCGCATTTTGCTCTGGCGCAGTTGAATGAAAAACTCGGCAAGCACGAATTGGCTATGGATCAATATAACAAAGCGCTTGAATTGACATTAAAGCGCGGTTGCCCGGGTTAA
- a CDS encoding cytochrome c: protein MKKLSFALTLLAAAALAGCGGSNDYAPSADATGERIFTTACTECHKPLRGDVAMILSQKVANKEALKNKFQNGSMRMPAFPNIQGEAADRLADYLLANSEVQ from the coding sequence ATGAAAAAACTGAGTTTTGCGTTAACACTGTTGGCGGCGGCTGCCTTAGCCGGTTGCGGTGGAAGTAATGATTATGCACCGTCTGCAGATGCAACTGGCGAGAGAATATTTACAACAGCTTGTACAGAGTGCCATAAACCGTTAAGAGGTGATGTAGCCATGATTCTGAGCCAGAAAGTGGCTAATAAGGAAGCGCTGAAAAACAAGTTTCAGAATGGCAGTATGAGAATGCCAGCATTTCCAAATATTCAAGGTGAGGCTGCTGACCGTTTGGCTGATTATCTCTTAGCTAATAGCGAAGTACAATAA
- a CDS encoding SDR family oxidoreductase yields the protein MKKTLLIVGCGDIALRTVRLLHTKYRIFGLFRNPGNTEQFRSLGVIPIQGNLDNPSSLKKLSGIAQTVIHLAPPPNQGKRDPRTTYLLAALSKPERNKQKILPQRLVYISTSGVYGDCQGAMIDETRPLNPYNERAVRRVDAEKQIRKWGVRNHVVVSILRVPGIYAETRLPLRRIQDGLPAFEAIDDGYTNHIHANDLARIISLAIQYGKSGRVYNATDNTQMKMGDYFDLVADNFNLPRPPRISRSQAAGRISPGMLSFMNESRRIGNLRMKKELQVNLQYPTVAEGVKDAVKNNT from the coding sequence ATGAAAAAAACATTACTCATCGTTGGCTGCGGTGATATTGCGCTCCGCACTGTACGACTTTTACACACAAAATATCGAATTTTCGGCTTGTTTCGTAATCCCGGCAATACAGAACAATTTCGTTCACTCGGCGTGATCCCCATTCAAGGCAATCTTGATAACCCCAGCAGTCTTAAAAAACTCTCGGGCATCGCGCAAACCGTGATTCACCTGGCACCACCACCCAACCAGGGCAAACGGGATCCACGCACCACATACCTTCTTGCGGCACTTTCAAAACCGGAGAGAAACAAACAAAAGATTCTACCACAACGACTTGTCTATATCAGCACCAGTGGTGTGTATGGCGATTGCCAGGGTGCCATGATCGACGAAACACGGCCATTGAATCCGTACAATGAGCGCGCCGTACGTAGAGTAGACGCCGAGAAACAGATACGCAAATGGGGTGTTCGCAACCATGTCGTGGTTTCTATTTTGCGCGTACCCGGTATTTATGCTGAAACCCGCTTGCCGCTAAGGCGCATCCAGGATGGTCTACCGGCATTTGAGGCAATCGATGATGGCTATACTAACCATATCCATGCCAACGATCTGGCGCGCATCATCAGTCTGGCTATTCAGTATGGAAAATCCGGCAGAGTCTACAACGCGACAGATAATACCCAAATGAAAATGGGCGATTATTTCGACCTCGTCGCAGACAATTTTAATTTACCACGCCCGCCACGAATTTCACGTAGTCAGGCCGCTGGCCGCATTTCGCCGGGTATGTTGTCATTTATGAACGAATCGAGGCGCATCGGAAATCTGCGCATGAAAAAGGAATTGCAAGTAAATCTCCAGTATCCGACTGTTGCGGAAGGTGTGAAGGATGCAGTTAAAAATAATACTTGA
- the fnr gene encoding fumarate/nitrate reduction transcriptional regulator Fnr — MLPESLLPTNFDVAQLRSSCATCSLRELCLPVGLNDQEVETLGEVVSHKRKIQRGSYLHRTGTKFLALYAVKSGFLKTCILEEDGRQQVTGFHMTGELLGLDAISTELHTCDAVALEDSEVCEIPFAKLEEISRAIPSLMHHFHKIMSREIVRDHGVMMLLGSMKAEERLATFLLNMSRRLAVRGYSESNFNLRMTREEIGSYLGLKLETVSRAFSKLQDEAIISVNNKHIQIHDLELLKSKMGNSSCAA, encoded by the coding sequence TTGCTACCAGAAAGTCTTCTACCTACAAATTTTGATGTTGCTCAACTGCGATCAAGTTGCGCTACATGCAGTCTGCGGGAACTCTGCTTGCCGGTTGGTTTAAATGATCAGGAAGTAGAAACCCTTGGCGAAGTGGTTAGTCATAAGCGGAAAATACAGCGTGGCAGTTATTTGCACCGGACTGGTACAAAATTTTTGGCATTATACGCGGTAAAAAGTGGTTTTCTAAAAACTTGCATTCTCGAAGAAGACGGCCGCCAGCAGGTTACAGGTTTTCATATGACGGGAGAATTACTCGGCCTGGACGCAATCAGTACTGAATTGCATACCTGCGACGCAGTTGCGCTTGAAGACAGTGAAGTCTGTGAAATTCCTTTCGCCAAACTTGAAGAAATCAGTCGTGCTATTCCATCACTCATGCATCATTTTCACAAGATAATGAGTCGTGAAATCGTGCGAGATCATGGCGTGATGATGCTGCTTGGTAGTATGAAGGCAGAGGAGCGTTTGGCGACATTTTTGTTGAATATGTCGCGTCGTTTAGCCGTACGTGGTTATTCGGAATCTAATTTTAATTTACGAATGACGCGTGAAGAAATTGGAAGCTACCTCGGATTAAAGCTCGAAACGGTAAGCCGCGCATTTTCAAAATTACAGGATGAAGCGATTATTTCCGTCAATAATAAACATATCCAGATCCATGATCTTGAGCTTTTGAAATCGAAAATGGGAAATTCTTCCTGTGCAGCTTAA
- the hemN gene encoding oxygen-independent coproporphyrinogen III oxidase: MHPRQEIDLKEVKPDIVRFFDYNDQDYTLYPGTELFTDSFNEKTYFSRINNRNLGGNRRHQSIYIHLPFCSTLCLYCDTIQHEKEDNRLLDRYIGYLLKEIRLLGELFQNAPKIEQIHLGGGTPALLDQSQCGRLMDEIQKQFILAKEGSFRITIDPHLTSDNSVNLFREMGVNYLTIIVQNIDSQFHRRSSGKQTGKDNDSTVFKIMEIAQKNDFNTIRIELIYGLPGQSKKNFSHTLDAIIAAQPNLINLRSYNHQPEEFRAHKTIRASNLPTIEEKFDLRLLAIHRLVNSGYIHIGMNLFARPDDQLVSAQRQGRLYYDLQGYSIYPDSDFIALGMSAIGKTGPIFVQNHGDLPHYYAQLDQNKLPVMRGLELSLDDILRRSVIHALICHSVVSFESVETFFSIDFKHYFARELSVLATHEKAGLVAINDEEISITPIGQLFVGSICKIFDKYLRIN; this comes from the coding sequence ATGCATCCACGTCAAGAAATTGATCTAAAAGAAGTCAAGCCAGATATTGTCCGTTTCTTTGACTACAATGATCAAGATTATACTTTGTATCCTGGAACTGAATTGTTTACAGATTCTTTTAATGAAAAAACATACTTCTCGCGAATCAACAATCGTAACCTGGGTGGAAACCGCCGGCATCAATCGATATATATCCATCTGCCATTTTGCAGTACATTGTGTCTTTATTGCGATACAATCCAACATGAAAAGGAGGACAATAGACTACTTGACCGATACATTGGCTATCTATTAAAAGAAATCAGGCTGCTCGGAGAACTTTTTCAAAATGCCCCCAAGATTGAGCAGATACATTTGGGAGGTGGAACGCCGGCTTTATTGGATCAATCCCAGTGCGGCAGGTTGATGGATGAGATCCAAAAACAGTTTATCCTTGCCAAGGAAGGTTCTTTTCGCATCACAATAGATCCGCACTTGACCAGTGACAATTCGGTCAACCTGTTTCGGGAAATGGGTGTGAATTATCTAACGATTATTGTGCAGAATATCGATTCACAATTTCATCGGCGATCAAGTGGCAAACAAACCGGAAAAGATAATGATAGTACAGTTTTCAAAATTATGGAAATTGCCCAAAAAAATGATTTTAATACGATCAGAATTGAATTAATTTATGGATTGCCCGGGCAAAGTAAAAAGAATTTTAGTCATACACTTGATGCAATCATCGCAGCACAACCCAATCTCATCAATTTACGAAGTTACAATCATCAGCCGGAAGAATTCAGGGCGCACAAAACCATTCGGGCAAGCAACCTGCCAACAATAGAAGAAAAGTTTGACCTTAGACTGCTCGCGATACATCGTTTAGTTAATTCAGGTTATATTCATATCGGGATGAATCTGTTTGCGCGTCCGGACGATCAATTGGTGTCAGCACAACGGCAGGGCCGTCTTTACTATGATCTGCAAGGTTATTCAATTTATCCAGACAGTGATTTTATTGCACTTGGCATGTCGGCCATTGGCAAGACCGGCCCAATCTTCGTACAAAATCATGGCGATTTGCCGCATTACTATGCCCAACTGGATCAAAACAAATTGCCTGTCATGCGAGGACTTGAGCTCAGCCTTGATGACATATTGCGTCGTTCAGTTATACATGCATTGATATGCCATTCAGTCGTATCTTTTGAATCTGTTGAAACTTTTTTTTCTATTGATTTTAAACACTATTTTGCACGTGAATTATCTGTGCTGGCAACACATGAGAAAGCGGGTCTGGTGGCTATCAATGACGAAGAAATAAGTATTACGCCAATAGGTCAGTTATTTGTCGGAAGTATCTGCAAGATTTTTGACAAATATTTGCGGATAAATTAG
- a CDS encoding CDP-6-deoxy-delta-3,4-glucoseen reductase, producing MSHQIIIKPSEHVMHAAPGETILQSALREGFSLPYGCRNGSCGICKGKILTGTVDYGRYNEETLTEEEKQAGMALFCCASPVSDLVIECREISAIKDIEIKTLPVRVEQLDRVAPDVMIISLKLPANQRLQFLAGQYIDILLKDGKRRSFSLANAPHDDEVLQLHARNYPGGVFAEHVFTRMKVKDVLRFEGPLGSFFLRDTPEDVPIIFLASGTGFAPIKSILEHVFYQEASKTDKHSKRNMTLYWGVRTKADLYLIDLAEQWHQQHDNFTFVPVLSDALPEDNWSGREGFVHEAVLQDFTTLENHQVYACGSPVMVKAAYQDFTTMRKLPRDGFFSDVFTPSTNSE from the coding sequence ATGTCGCATCAAATTATTATAAAGCCCAGTGAGCATGTGATGCATGCTGCACCCGGCGAAACTATTTTGCAATCAGCCCTGCGCGAAGGCTTTTCATTGCCCTACGGATGCCGTAACGGTTCCTGCGGCATCTGTAAAGGGAAAATTTTAACCGGCACGGTCGATTATGGCCGCTATAACGAAGAGACGCTGACTGAAGAAGAAAAACAGGCAGGCATGGCATTATTCTGCTGTGCTTCTCCAGTGTCTGATCTAGTCATTGAATGCCGCGAAATCAGCGCGATCAAGGATATTGAAATCAAAACATTACCTGTCCGTGTCGAACAGCTTGACCGCGTAGCACCCGATGTAATGATTATTTCCCTTAAGCTGCCGGCCAATCAGCGATTACAGTTTCTGGCAGGACAGTATATCGACATTTTGCTCAAAGACGGGAAACGGCGCAGTTTTTCACTGGCCAATGCGCCACATGATGATGAGGTCCTGCAGTTACATGCACGCAACTATCCTGGCGGTGTGTTTGCCGAGCATGTTTTTACGCGCATGAAAGTGAAGGACGTTCTTCGTTTTGAAGGTCCGCTTGGTTCATTTTTCTTGCGGGATACACCTGAAGATGTCCCAATTATTTTTTTGGCCAGCGGGACAGGTTTTGCACCGATCAAAAGCATACTTGAACATGTTTTCTACCAGGAAGCCAGCAAGACTGATAAACATAGCAAACGGAATATGACGCTTTACTGGGGCGTTCGTACCAAAGCCGATCTTTACCTGATCGACTTGGCCGAGCAATGGCATCAGCAACACGACAATTTCACTTTTGTTCCGGTATTATCCGATGCGTTACCAGAAGACAACTGGAGTGGAAGAGAAGGCTTCGTCCATGAGGCCGTTTTGCAGGACTTTACGACACTTGAAAATCATCAGGTTTATGCATGCGGTTCCCCGGTGATGGTAAAAGCCGCTTACCAGGATTTTACGACGATGCGCAAACTGCCCAGAGACGGCTTTTTTTCTGATGTTTTTACACCCTCGACAAATAGTGAATAA
- the hemC gene encoding hydroxymethylbilane synthase, translated as MSNAFQIPQQIIIASRESLLAMWQAKFIRQQLTQLYPQTEISILGMTTQGDQILDKSLSKIGGKGLFIKELEQALEDGRADIAVHSMKDMPMIVPEGFVLAAITEREDPRDAFVSNQYKSLDELPEGSIVGTSSLRRESQLRAQLPHLEIKPLRGNVQTRLRKLDEGQYAAIILAAAGLKRLALSERITALLSPEKSLPAVGQGALGIECREDRADLVAMLQPLHHQETAYCVKSERAMSRVLGGSCQIPLGAFAEMTNHGLKLRGFVASPDGKQMVNNELIGKPEAGEDMGKEMAQNLIAQGADKILAAIETNSGW; from the coding sequence ATGTCCAACGCATTTCAAATTCCGCAACAAATTATTATAGCTTCCCGAGAAAGCCTGCTTGCCATGTGGCAAGCCAAGTTCATACGGCAACAGTTAACCCAATTATACCCGCAAACAGAAATTAGCATACTTGGCATGACAACCCAGGGTGACCAAATACTGGATAAATCTTTATCAAAGATTGGCGGAAAGGGTCTTTTTATCAAGGAGTTGGAACAAGCACTTGAGGATGGGCGCGCCGATATTGCTGTTCATTCGATGAAAGACATGCCCATGATTGTTCCCGAAGGATTCGTACTTGCGGCCATTACCGAGCGCGAAGATCCGCGCGACGCATTTGTTTCCAATCAATACAAAAGCCTGGACGAATTACCGGAAGGCAGTATTGTGGGCACATCCAGTTTGCGGCGGGAAAGCCAGTTACGCGCGCAACTTCCCCATTTGGAAATCAAACCACTGCGTGGCAATGTGCAAACCCGGCTACGAAAACTGGATGAAGGACAGTATGCTGCCATCATTCTGGCCGCAGCCGGCTTAAAGCGTTTAGCGTTATCCGAACGCATTACTGCATTGCTAAGTCCTGAGAAAAGCTTGCCTGCAGTCGGTCAAGGGGCACTGGGAATTGAGTGCCGGGAAGATCGTGCTGATCTGGTTGCGATGCTGCAGCCACTGCACCATCAGGAAACAGCCTATTGTGTCAAGTCCGAACGGGCCATGAGCCGTGTACTGGGCGGCAGTTGTCAGATCCCACTAGGTGCTTTTGCCGAAATGACAAATCATGGGCTTAAGCTGCGCGGTTTTGTTGCCAGCCCCGATGGCAAGCAAATGGTCAACAATGAATTAATAGGCAAGCCTGAAGCCGGCGAAGACATGGGAAAAGAAATGGCACAAAACCTGATTGCCCAGGGTGCCGACAAAATTCTGGCCGCGATTGAAACAAATAGCGGTTGGTGA